CTTGGAGGCGTTCGCGGGGAGTACCTCGACCGCGATGTCGGCCCGGTCGGCGGCGATGAACTGGATGCGGCCGGCGGGGACGTCGAGGACTGCGGTCACCGGGGTGTGGGTGTCGAACTTCTGCATCGGACTTTTCCTTCGCTCGTTGTTTCCGATGAGGGAAAAGCTACGTTGCGTTTCTAAGTACGGCAACTAGGTCGTTGCGCACCATTGCCATCACAGCAGGTAGAGGCAGCAAATTCGTTGCAATGATTTGAGATCTAATGCAACAGTCGCCACTCGCTTCGTTGCAATGAATCAAGAGTGAACGCTATCCTGGAGACACCACGGACCACGAAGGAGACCGCGATGCCGGGAGGCAGACTCACCCAGCAGGAACGCCAGCAGATCGCGCTGGGACTGGCGGACGGCCTCGCCTACGCGGAGATCGCCAGACGTCTCGACCGCCCGACCTCGACGGTCACGCGTGAGGTGATGCGCAACGGCGGCCCCACCGCCTACCGCGCCGACCTCGCCCACCGCGCCACCGAACACCGCGCCCACCGCCGCAGAAAGGCCGTGCCCCCGGATCCCCACACGCCCCCGCAGGCCCACGGGCGCGATGCCGACGCCGTACGCGAGTACGAGGAGACGTTCACCACCGTCTTCATGCAATCGGGCCTGCCCAAGATGACGGCCCGGGTGCTGGTCGGCCTGTACACCACCGACGCCGGCAGCCTCACCGCCTCCGAACTCGCCGGGCGACTTCAGATCAGCCCGGCTTCCGTCTCCAAAGCGGTCACGTTCCTCGAAAGCCAGGGCCTCATCCGCCGGGAGCGCGACGACCGCCGCCGCGAGCGCTACGTCGTCGACGACGACGTCATGTACCAATCCACGATGGCCAGCGCCCGCGCCACCGCCCACCTCGGCGAGGTCGCCCGGCAGGGCGTCGGCATCCTCGGCACGGGCACCCCGGCCGCCGCCCGCCTGGAGAACATCGCGCGCTTCGTCGACTTCGTCTCCGAGAGCATCGCCCGCGCCGCGGACCAGGCCCGCGAGATCCTCCACACGAAACCCGAGAAAACGGCCTCGGACGGCCCTGACTGAGCCGCCTTCGGATCGCGGTCAGGCAGCGGGTCCGACCACGCCGGTACTCACGAACGAGAGCCCCGCGCAAGCCAGTTCGTACGGCTACGCCCCGCTCCCGCCCCCGTCACCGCGCCCGGTAAACATTGAGCGGGGACAGGCCGTTCGGGCCCGCCTGGACTCCGCCCACGGTCGGGCTGACCGGGTAGACCGGGCGCGGCACGTACATCGGGACCGCCGCCGAGGCGGCGAGGACCCGGTCGTTCACCTCGGCCCACCGGTCCCCGGCCTCGGCGAGGTCTTCCGTGGCGTAGGCCTCGTCGATGCTCCGGTCCACGGCGGGGTCCTTCAGCCGCGCGTAGTTGGCGGTGTTCGGGGCGGTGAGGCGGCCGTCGAAGAGGACGGGGAGCAGGGCGGAGGCGACGGGGGCGTCCGGGAGGTAGCCGACCTGGAAGAAGTGGAAGTCGCCCGCGGCTGCCCTGCGGTAGTACTCGCCCGCCTCGACGTCCTCGACGGTGACCTCGAAGCCCGCCTTGCGCAGCGCGGCGGAGACCACCTCGGTGGTGGCGGTCGAGTCGGGCGTACGCATGCGGGGCAGGGTGATGCGGTAGCCGTCCTCGCCCGCCGATTCGAGCAGCTGCCGGGCGGCCTCCGTGTCCCCGCTGCCGGGGCCGTCCGGGTCCGCCTGGTCGGACGGCTGCCCGCCGCGCAGGCCCGGCGGGATCAGGCTGTGGTGGCGCTTGCCCGTGTCGCCGGTCGCGCGCATGACGTCGTCGGCGGGGAGCGCGGTGAGCAGGGCCTGCCGTACCCGCTCGTCCTTCACCTTCTGCGTGTTGACCATGTAGTACTTCACGTACGACGCCTCGGCGGCGAGGCGGCCGTTCTTGTCGGCGCCGGTGTTCGAGGCCGAGCTCTTGGAGAGCATCCCGGTGAAGGTCATCAGGGGGTCGGTGCCGGTGCCGGTGGCGGCACGGATCCGGTACTCGATCTGCGGGGCGGGCTGCATCAGGCTGATCTCGTAACGGTCCGGGTAGGCCGTGCGCAGGGGATCGGTCTTCGCGTCCCACCGGGAGTTGCGTACGAGGACGGCCTTCTGCCCGGGAGTGATGCTCTCGGTCCGGTAAGGCCCGCTGCTGGGCGGGTTCTTGGCGCCGCCCGGCTTCTGGGTGAAGGAGACCGGTACCGGGGCCGTCGAGAAGTCGGTCAGCACGGCGTTGAAGTCGTGGTGCGGCTGGGCGAGGCGGAAGACGATCGTACGGTCGTCCGGGGTACGCATCACGGTCTCGGCGCTGACCTCGGTGGAGCCGAAGCCACCCGTGTTGGAGGCGCCGAGCAGGAACAGCCGCAGGGTGCTGCTGCCGGTGCCGTCCGGGCCGAGGGTGCGCTCGATCCCGTGCCGGATGTCCGCCGACCGGATCGGCGTACCGTCCGCGTACTTCAGCCCCGGCTTCAGCCGGAAGGTCCACGTCCGGCCGCCGTCGGAGGACTTGCCCGCGTCCTCGGCGAGGTCGCCGACCACCTTGACCGTGCCGTCCGGCGCCGTCTTCAGGCCCGTCAGGGAGCGGTGGGTGAGGCCCATGACGGCCCGCTCGGTGTTGTCGATGACCGCGGCGGGGTCCAGCGTGGCGAGGTCACCGGGTTCCAGGACGCCGATCGTGCCGCCGGGCTCGGCCGCGCGTACGGCGGGCGCGGGGCCCCGGGAGTCCTCGGCGGTGCCGACGCTCAGGGTCTCGGTCCTGGCCGCCTTCGCCACCTCTCCCGGGGTGCCCTTCCCGTCGTCATCGGGATTGGCGCCCTTGTCACCCTTGTCACCCTTGTCGCCCTGGGAGTTGTCGTCCGAGCCGCCGTCGCCGGAGAAGAGGGAAAGTCCGTCGAAGGGCTGCACGACGGCGACGGTTCCGACTCCCGCCACCAGGGCGGCGGTTACTCCGAGGGCGGCCCAGCGTCGCCGGTTGCGCGCGGCGCCTCGGGGTCGGGTGCCGGGGCCCGGGGGGAGGGTGGGGCCGCCCAGGGTGGCTGGGCCCGGGGTGGCCGTAACCGGGGTGTGCGTAACCGGGGTGGATGCGCTCAGGGCGGCCGCGCCGGGAGTGGAGGGCGGGGCAGGTGGGAGCGGGGGCGGTGCCGTTCCTGCGGAGGGGGCTGTGGGAACGGCGGCGTTCGCGGGCTGGGGTGGGGGCGGGCCGTACCCGGCCGGAGTCGGAGTCGGGGCCGGGGCCGCGGTGGGGGCTGGGGTCGGGGCCGGTCCGTTGCCGGGCAGGGGTGGAGCGAGCAGGAAGGCGCCGGTATCGGTGTTGCTGTTGGTGGTGTTGGTGTCGCTGTGGTTGTCCGCGGCCTTGGGAGTCGGGGACTTGGGAGTCGGGGGTGCGTGCGCGGGCGCGGGTGGGGCCGGGGGCTTGTCCGTGACGCCGGGGGTGGCGGGGGCCGCCGGGCCCGGTTCCCGCTGGGCGTCGGTGGCCAGGGCCTCGAGGGCGGCCTGTGCGTGGCGGGCGTCGGGGCGCTGGTCGATGTCCTTGGCGAGCATCCCGCGTACGAGGTTGTCCCAGGCGGGCGCGAGGCCGGGGCGCCGCGCGGAGGGCGGGCCCGGGGTCTCGTAGACGTGGGCGTGCATCAGGGCCACCGCCGAGCCGCTGTCGAAGGGCGGGGCGCCGGTGAGCATTTGGTGGACCATGCAGCCGAGGGCGTAGACGTCGGTACCGCCGTCGTCGCCCTGGCCGGTGAACCGCTCCGGGGCCATGTAGTGCAGGGTGCCGACGGGCGCGTCCCCGGAGGAGGTCAGATAGCCGGGGGCGGTCGTCGCGTCCACGAACTTCGCCACTCCGAAGTCGAGGATCTTGACCGTGTCCTCCCCGGTCACCATCACGTTCGCCGGCTTGATGTCCCGGTGCACGATCCCGGCCGCGTGCGCCGTCGCGAGCGCACGGCAGACCTGGGCACCGATGGTCGCCACCTGCCGCAGCGGCAACGGCCCCGAGGCGGCCAGCAGATCCCCCACCGTGCTGCCCGCGATCAGCGGCATCACCAGATAGGGCACGTCCTCGTGCATACCGTGGTCAAAGACCGGCACGATGTACGAGCTGTCCAGCGCCGCCGCGGCCCGCGCCTCGCGGACGAACATGGCGAGCAGCCGTTCCCGCGTCTCACCCCCGGTGCCCTGCGGCACGCTGAGCAGTTTGACGGCGACCCGCCGCCCGAGCCGGGTGTCCTCGGCCCGCCACACCTGCCCCATGCCGCCCGCACCGATCCGGTCCAGGAGCTCATAGCG
This is a stretch of genomic DNA from Streptomyces sp. NA04227. It encodes these proteins:
- a CDS encoding helix-turn-helix domain-containing protein, translating into MPGGRLTQQERQQIALGLADGLAYAEIARRLDRPTSTVTREVMRNGGPTAYRADLAHRATEHRAHRRRKAVPPDPHTPPQAHGRDADAVREYEETFTTVFMQSGLPKMTARVLVGLYTTDAGSLTASELAGRLQISPASVSKAVTFLESQGLIRRERDDRRRERYVVDDDVMYQSTMASARATAHLGEVARQGVGILGTGTPAAARLENIARFVDFVSESIARAADQAREILHTKPEKTASDGPD
- a CDS encoding ABC transporter substrate-binding protein, producing MQGAVLDGRYELLDRIGAGGMGQVWRAEDTRLGRRVAVKLLSVPQGTGGETRERLLAMFVREARAAAALDSSYIVPVFDHGMHEDVPYLVMPLIAGSTVGDLLAASGPLPLRQVATIGAQVCRALATAHAAGIVHRDIKPANVMVTGEDTVKILDFGVAKFVDATTAPGYLTSSGDAPVGTLHYMAPERFTGQGDDGGTDVYALGCMVHQMLTGAPPFDSGSAVALMHAHVYETPGPPSARRPGLAPAWDNLVRGMLAKDIDQRPDARHAQAALEALATDAQREPGPAAPATPGVTDKPPAPPAPAHAPPTPKSPTPKAADNHSDTNTTNSNTDTGAFLLAPPLPGNGPAPTPAPTAAPAPTPTPAGYGPPPPQPANAAVPTAPSAGTAPPPLPPAPPSTPGAAALSASTPVTHTPVTATPGPATLGGPTLPPGPGTRPRGAARNRRRWAALGVTAALVAGVGTVAVVQPFDGLSLFSGDGGSDDNSQGDKGDKGDKGANPDDDGKGTPGEVAKAARTETLSVGTAEDSRGPAPAVRAAEPGGTIGVLEPGDLATLDPAAVIDNTERAVMGLTHRSLTGLKTAPDGTVKVVGDLAEDAGKSSDGGRTWTFRLKPGLKYADGTPIRSADIRHGIERTLGPDGTGSSTLRLFLLGASNTGGFGSTEVSAETVMRTPDDRTIVFRLAQPHHDFNAVLTDFSTAPVPVSFTQKPGGAKNPPSSGPYRTESITPGQKAVLVRNSRWDAKTDPLRTAYPDRYEISLMQPAPQIEYRIRAATGTGTDPLMTFTGMLSKSSASNTGADKNGRLAAEASYVKYYMVNTQKVKDERVRQALLTALPADDVMRATGDTGKRHHSLIPPGLRGGQPSDQADPDGPGSGDTEAARQLLESAGEDGYRITLPRMRTPDSTATTEVVSAALRKAGFEVTVEDVEAGEYYRRAAAGDFHFFQVGYLPDAPVASALLPVLFDGRLTAPNTANYARLKDPAVDRSIDEAYATEDLAEAGDRWAEVNDRVLAASAAVPMYVPRPVYPVSPTVGGVQAGPNGLSPLNVYRAR